From Diaminobutyricibacter sp. McL0608, one genomic window encodes:
- a CDS encoding GntR family transcriptional regulator produces the protein MTFRIDEESDVPPFEQVKHQVIEGVRSGHLPAGAKLPTVRHLADELGLAANTVARAYRELEHAEIIETRGRNGSYVAASGDASTRQVQLAAAAFAELVRELGADPALALDLVAAALRGAQE, from the coding sequence ATGACGTTCCGGATCGATGAGGAGTCGGATGTTCCGCCGTTCGAGCAGGTGAAACACCAGGTCATAGAGGGGGTGCGGTCGGGGCACCTGCCTGCCGGCGCGAAGCTGCCCACGGTGCGGCACCTGGCGGATGAGCTCGGGCTTGCCGCCAACACGGTCGCCCGGGCGTACCGGGAGCTCGAGCACGCCGAGATCATCGAGACGCGCGGCCGCAACGGGTCGTATGTCGCGGCGTCCGGGGACGCGAGTACGCGGCAGGTGCAGCTGGCGGCAGCGGCTTTCGCGGAGCTGGTGCGGGAGCTCGGCGCAGACCCTGCGCTGGCGCTCGATCTGGTGGCGGCAGCGTTGCGCGGAGCGCAGGAGTAA
- a CDS encoding SRPBCC family protein, with translation MSVTAEASVHVDADRAAVWRALTDPELISQYLFGTQVETDWKVGSRITYRGEWQGKPYEDKGTILEVDEPNRIVSTFFSALRGKPDVPENYQNVTYRIDDAAGGGVTVTVIQDGNADEAEAAHSTANWTQVLEGLRTVVER, from the coding sequence ATGTCGGTCACAGCAGAAGCGAGCGTGCACGTCGACGCCGATCGCGCGGCGGTCTGGCGGGCCCTCACGGACCCCGAGCTCATCAGCCAGTACCTGTTCGGCACCCAGGTCGAGACGGACTGGAAGGTCGGCAGCCGGATCACCTACCGCGGCGAATGGCAGGGCAAGCCGTATGAGGACAAAGGCACGATCCTCGAGGTCGACGAGCCGAACCGGATCGTGTCGACCTTCTTCAGCGCGTTGCGCGGCAAGCCGGATGTGCCCGAGAACTACCAGAACGTGACCTATCGGATCGACGACGCGGCCGGCGGTGGCGTGACCGTGACGGTCATCCAGGACGGCAACGCGGACGAGGCCGAGGCCGCCCACTCGACCGCCAACTGGACCCAGGTCCTCGAGGGTCTGCGCACCGTAGTCGAGCGCTGA
- a CDS encoding ABC transporter permease — MTWPSDLFPSLLGVGVLIALATVILFFYRAPHPFSPALAVLRGAVQLAIISVLLTGVIRDPVWVAVALLVMFSVAVFTVSRRVGPTFEHVGMVTASMAAGIVVTLAIVFSTGAIQLSSRYALAIGGIVIGNSMTIATLAGRRFSESVNEHWDEVEGWLALGATPRQSTHELTRGAVYSALIPSTDQTKTTGLVTLPGAFVGAIFGGVSPLEAGRFQIVVLASLISAGTITAVLLISWLAPVKVRPAALK; from the coding sequence ATGACGTGGCCCTCCGACCTTTTTCCCAGCCTTCTGGGGGTCGGTGTGCTCATCGCGCTCGCGACGGTCATCCTCTTCTTCTATCGGGCACCGCATCCGTTCTCTCCGGCGCTCGCTGTGCTGCGCGGGGCCGTCCAGCTCGCGATCATCAGCGTGCTGCTCACCGGTGTGATCAGGGATCCGGTCTGGGTCGCCGTCGCTCTCCTGGTCATGTTCTCTGTCGCCGTGTTCACCGTGTCTCGGAGGGTGGGGCCGACGTTCGAACACGTCGGGATGGTGACCGCGTCGATGGCCGCCGGAATCGTGGTCACGCTGGCGATCGTCTTCTCGACCGGGGCCATCCAGCTGTCGTCGCGGTACGCGCTGGCGATCGGCGGCATCGTCATCGGCAACTCGATGACCATAGCGACGCTCGCCGGGCGACGGTTCAGCGAGAGCGTGAACGAGCATTGGGATGAGGTCGAAGGCTGGCTCGCGCTCGGTGCGACACCGAGGCAGTCGACGCACGAGCTGACGCGGGGCGCGGTCTATTCGGCGCTCATCCCTTCGACGGATCAGACGAAGACGACCGGGCTGGTCACGCTGCCCGGCGCGTTCGTCGGCGCGATCTTCGGTGGGGTGTCGCCGCTCGAGGCCGGCCGGTTCCAGATCGTCGTGCTCGCCTCGCTGATCTCGGCCGGCACGATCACGGCAGTGCTCCTGATCTCGTGGCTCGCCCCGGTGAAGGTCCGGCCGGCCGCCCTGAAGTAG
- a CDS encoding sensor histidine kinase has product MNGLRRLSITARITIGSLIIATLVGLVAVTVVRIGVATILHNATVTLLMNDIAPYVTELENNPTGKLDEPVGGQEIAVVAPDGQVVQSTLPRKLEARIQRLETFGTEAATVSAGGQQYVVLKRDVATAAGTYQVIASRNTETTDLILDRLTVALLVGTAIAVIVFGAASWLLARAALRPVSRMREDAESIADVSSTGLLPVGPANDELAALATTLNDLLGRLRASADREKQMVSDASHELRTPLAVLRGQLELAELDAGDADALLADIRDSHSTAVRLSQLAANLLELSRIDAGASHGRSDWRELTSELAEAIDRARAISSDETELSIDFDYRPRDRSGGGVTVALSRTEFGRIVDNLLSNAITALEGSGVIGVELIAVHGRVTLTVRDSGPGMPEEFIPVALSRFTRAEGPRSALAGGGLGLAIVAALAASAGGSIVLANVAEGGLLATVTLPADTNEGVRA; this is encoded by the coding sequence GTGAACGGGCTGCGCCGCCTGTCGATCACCGCCCGAATCACCATCGGGAGCCTCATCATCGCGACGCTCGTCGGGCTGGTGGCTGTGACCGTGGTGCGCATCGGAGTGGCGACCATCCTGCACAACGCGACGGTCACGCTCCTGATGAACGACATCGCGCCCTACGTGACCGAGCTCGAGAACAACCCCACCGGCAAACTCGACGAGCCGGTCGGCGGCCAGGAGATCGCGGTCGTCGCGCCCGACGGCCAGGTGGTCCAGTCGACACTGCCGCGCAAACTGGAGGCGCGCATCCAGCGCCTGGAGACGTTCGGGACCGAAGCCGCGACCGTCAGCGCGGGGGGCCAGCAGTACGTCGTGCTCAAACGCGACGTGGCGACGGCGGCGGGGACCTACCAGGTGATCGCCTCCCGCAATACGGAGACGACGGACCTCATCCTCGATCGTCTCACCGTCGCACTTCTGGTGGGGACGGCGATCGCGGTCATTGTGTTCGGCGCGGCGTCGTGGCTGCTCGCGCGCGCGGCGCTGCGGCCGGTCAGCCGGATGCGCGAAGATGCGGAATCGATCGCTGACGTCTCATCGACCGGCCTCCTCCCTGTCGGACCGGCCAATGACGAACTCGCAGCGCTCGCCACCACGCTCAACGACCTGCTCGGCCGCTTGCGCGCATCCGCCGACCGTGAGAAACAGATGGTGTCGGATGCGAGCCACGAGCTGCGCACCCCCCTCGCGGTGCTGCGCGGTCAACTCGAGCTCGCAGAGCTCGACGCGGGAGACGCGGATGCTCTCCTCGCGGACATCCGCGACTCCCACTCGACCGCAGTGCGGCTCAGCCAGCTCGCCGCCAACCTGCTCGAACTGTCGCGGATCGACGCCGGCGCGTCACACGGACGCTCCGACTGGCGCGAGCTCACCTCGGAACTGGCGGAGGCGATCGACCGGGCGCGTGCGATCAGCAGCGACGAGACGGAGCTGTCCATCGACTTCGACTACCGGCCGCGTGACCGCAGTGGCGGCGGGGTGACGGTCGCGTTGTCGCGCACCGAATTCGGACGCATCGTCGACAACCTCCTCAGCAACGCGATCACCGCGCTGGAGGGCTCAGGCGTCATCGGCGTCGAACTCATCGCGGTGCACGGACGGGTGACCCTGACGGTTCGCGACTCGGGTCCGGGGATGCCGGAGGAGTTCATCCCGGTCGCGCTGTCGCGGTTCACGCGGGCCGAGGGTCCGCGGTCGGCGCTCGCCGGGGGCGGACTCGGGCTTGCGATCGTGGCCGCGCTCGCGGCTTCCGCCGGCGGCAGCATTGTGCTCGCCAACGTCGCCGAGGGAGGATTGCTGGCGACGGTGACGCTGCCGGCCGACACGAACGAGGGAGTCCGTGCATGA
- a CDS encoding undecaprenyl-diphosphate phosphatase has protein sequence MSTLSYPEAIVMGAIQGITELFPISSLGHSVIIPALIGGTWAKDLNVSAPESPYLAFIVGLHVATALALFVFFWRDWMRIIGGFFTSIRYRRVQTGPERLAWLIILATIPVGIAGLLLEHLFRTTLGQPEPAAIFLAINGLILFFGEWLRRRQVRREGIVVAAAESAEANADFDASDTVADARVSRMSFGRGIGIGSSQILALAAGISRSGVAMVSGMASGLSHREAARFSFLLATPVILAAGVLKLPDLFGPLGAGITGQVLAGSAASFVAALLSVGFLDRYFRTRTLTPFAIYCLIAGIGSFLILTLR, from the coding sequence GTGAGCACACTCTCGTACCCCGAAGCCATCGTCATGGGCGCAATCCAGGGCATCACCGAGCTGTTCCCGATCTCGAGTCTCGGGCACTCGGTGATCATCCCGGCACTCATCGGCGGAACCTGGGCCAAAGACCTCAACGTGTCCGCCCCCGAGTCCCCGTACCTTGCGTTCATTGTCGGCCTGCACGTGGCGACCGCACTCGCGCTCTTCGTCTTCTTCTGGCGCGACTGGATGCGCATCATCGGCGGCTTCTTCACCTCGATCAGGTACCGTCGCGTGCAGACAGGGCCTGAGCGGCTCGCCTGGCTGATCATCCTTGCGACCATCCCTGTCGGGATCGCGGGGCTCCTGCTCGAACACCTGTTCCGCACGACGCTCGGGCAGCCGGAGCCGGCCGCGATCTTCCTGGCGATCAACGGGCTCATCCTGTTCTTCGGCGAATGGTTGCGGCGCCGCCAGGTGAGGCGCGAAGGCATCGTGGTCGCGGCGGCGGAGAGCGCGGAAGCCAACGCGGACTTCGACGCGTCGGACACGGTGGCGGATGCGCGCGTGTCACGGATGAGCTTCGGCCGCGGCATCGGCATCGGTTCGTCGCAGATCCTCGCGCTCGCCGCCGGCATCAGCCGCTCGGGTGTCGCGATGGTGAGCGGCATGGCCTCCGGACTCAGCCACCGCGAGGCCGCGCGGTTCTCGTTCCTGCTTGCGACACCGGTCATCCTCGCCGCGGGTGTGCTGAAGCTCCCCGACCTGTTCGGCCCGCTCGGCGCCGGCATCACCGGCCAGGTGCTCGCGGGCAGTGCGGCGAGCTTCGTCGCGGCGTTGCTGTCGGTCGGCTTCCTGGACCGCTACTTCCGCACGCGCACGCTGACGCCGTTCGCGATCTACTGCCTGATCGCCGGCATCGGCTCGTTCCTCATCCTGACGCTGCGCTGA
- a CDS encoding response regulator transcription factor — protein MKLLVVEDDPEMGKLVERGLAAEGYDVTLVTNGIDALIAIGKSTFAAAAIDVMLPGMSGFELCRHIREAENPVPILLLTARDAIEDRVHGLDSGADDYLTKPFAFAELAARIRALLRREPTGSRPHITVGRLTIDSHEHRALVSGHEMPLSRREFTLLRLFATNPDKLLSRTEILETVWGGTENIGQNVIDQYVSYLRKKLDLAGAGLSIITERGRGYRLDAKHAVSSETSRP, from the coding sequence ATGAAGCTCCTCGTGGTGGAAGACGATCCGGAGATGGGCAAGCTCGTCGAGCGCGGGCTGGCCGCCGAAGGCTATGACGTCACGCTCGTCACCAACGGCATCGACGCACTCATCGCCATCGGCAAATCGACGTTCGCCGCGGCCGCGATCGATGTGATGCTGCCGGGGATGAGCGGATTCGAGTTGTGCCGTCACATCCGCGAAGCCGAGAACCCGGTCCCGATCCTGCTGCTCACCGCTCGTGATGCGATCGAGGACCGCGTGCACGGGCTCGACTCCGGTGCCGACGACTACCTGACCAAGCCGTTCGCGTTCGCGGAGCTGGCTGCGCGCATCCGGGCTCTCCTCCGGCGCGAGCCGACCGGTTCCCGTCCCCACATCACCGTCGGACGCCTCACCATCGACTCGCACGAACACCGTGCGCTCGTGTCCGGACACGAGATGCCGCTCAGCCGCCGCGAGTTCACCCTGCTGCGCCTGTTCGCGACCAACCCCGACAAGCTGCTGTCGCGCACCGAGATCCTCGAAACCGTGTGGGGCGGCACCGAGAACATCGGGCAGAACGTCATCGACCAGTACGTGTCCTACCTGCGCAAGAAACTCGACCTCGCCGGGGCCGGTCTCTCGATCATCACCGAACGGGGCCGCGGCTACCGTCTCGACGCCAAGCACGCTGTGAGTTCCGAGACCTCCCGGCCGTGA